A portion of the Pseudomonas protegens CHA0 genome contains these proteins:
- a CDS encoding ABC transporter ATP-binding protein, protein MIGALLRSLQPAEASLLRRALLAMATSALAQGAALALLPMAFASLFDAAAGQAPWRWAGAFAGFALLCLGLRRHAQLAGYRAGAAAAQSLNLRIGEQLVRLPLEWFVERRSAELNRLVTHTVLQIMSTPAHLLQPMANALLTPLALLVALFFYDRTMALAALASVPLLLVFYHWGVRWGGQAESRSEAAANEAAARVLEFLRQQPLLRASGRTGEGFSLLSEALQQQRRAQRRAHWRTFPAALGLAVVLQAGYTAMLLCGLYAVLGGSLGVAQYLALAVLATCLVEPMGTLVNLGTTLRQTRHGLNRLRHLLRLPALPEPSQPEEPRGHQVQVRDLGLVRQEQVILQGISFELAPASLNLLVGASGSGKSSLLRLLARFSDVDSGAILLGGVDLHQLSAAQRDRSIALMFQDCPPLAASLLDNLRLGGPEASDSQLMDAARATGLDLVAQRLPQGWQTRVGEGGVSLSGGERQCLALARVLLKDASLILLDEPTAALDAISEARVNRCLLQLARKHTVLLVTHKPTLAPSAGQILLLEQGHLAQRGTHAQLMAAPGRYRELFHEREAINRWRLRQPPSVPQRNVHHDR, encoded by the coding sequence ATGATTGGCGCACTGTTACGCAGTTTGCAGCCGGCCGAAGCCAGCCTGCTGCGCCGGGCCTTGCTGGCCATGGCCACCAGTGCCCTGGCCCAGGGCGCGGCGCTGGCCCTGTTGCCCATGGCCTTTGCCAGCCTGTTCGATGCCGCTGCCGGGCAGGCGCCGTGGCGATGGGCCGGGGCCTTTGCCGGTTTCGCGCTGCTGTGCCTGGGGTTGCGCCGGCATGCGCAGCTGGCGGGTTACCGCGCGGGCGCCGCGGCGGCCCAGTCGTTGAACCTGCGCATCGGCGAACAACTGGTGCGCCTGCCCCTGGAGTGGTTCGTCGAGCGCCGCAGCGCCGAGCTCAATCGGCTGGTGACCCACACCGTACTGCAGATCATGAGCACCCCGGCGCACCTGTTGCAGCCCATGGCCAACGCCTTGCTGACGCCCCTGGCGCTGCTTGTGGCGCTGTTCTTCTATGACCGCACCATGGCCCTGGCGGCCTTGGCCAGCGTGCCCCTGCTGCTGGTGTTCTACCACTGGGGCGTACGCTGGGGCGGCCAGGCCGAAAGCCGCAGTGAGGCGGCGGCCAACGAGGCGGCGGCGCGGGTCCTGGAGTTCCTGCGCCAGCAGCCGCTGCTGCGTGCCAGTGGCCGCACCGGCGAAGGCTTCAGCCTGCTCAGCGAGGCCTTGCAGCAACAGCGCCGGGCCCAGCGTCGGGCCCACTGGCGGACCTTTCCGGCGGCCCTGGGGCTGGCGGTGGTACTCCAGGCCGGCTACACCGCGATGCTGCTATGCGGCCTGTATGCAGTGCTCGGTGGCAGCCTGGGAGTGGCCCAGTACCTGGCGCTGGCGGTGCTCGCCACCTGCCTGGTGGAGCCCATGGGTACCCTGGTCAACCTCGGCACGACCTTACGCCAGACCCGCCATGGCCTGAACCGTTTGCGCCACTTGTTGCGCCTGCCGGCGCTGCCGGAGCCGAGCCAGCCCGAGGAACCCCGGGGGCATCAGGTGCAGGTGCGCGACCTGGGGCTGGTGCGCCAGGAGCAGGTGATCCTGCAGGGCATCAGCTTCGAGCTGGCGCCGGCCTCGCTGAACCTGCTGGTGGGCGCCTCCGGCTCCGGCAAGTCGAGCCTGCTGCGCCTGCTGGCGCGGTTCAGCGATGTCGATAGCGGCGCCATTTTGTTGGGTGGTGTCGACCTGCACCAACTGTCCGCCGCGCAGCGCGATCGTTCCATCGCCCTGATGTTCCAGGACTGTCCGCCGCTGGCTGCGAGCTTGCTGGACAACCTGCGCCTGGGCGGCCCCGAGGCCAGCGACAGCCAACTGATGGACGCCGCCCGCGCCACCGGCCTGGACCTTGTGGCCCAGCGCCTGCCCCAGGGCTGGCAAACCCGGGTCGGCGAGGGCGGCGTCAGCCTCTCCGGGGGCGAGCGCCAGTGCCTGGCCCTGGCCCGGGTGCTGCTCAAGGACGCCAGCCTGATCCTGCTGGACGAACCCACCGCGGCCCTGGATGCCATCAGCGAGGCCCGGGTCAACCGTTGCCTGCTGCAACTGGCGCGCAAGCACACTGTGCTGCTGGTGACTCACAAACCGACCCTGGCCCCCAGCGCCGGACAGATTCTCCTGCTGGAGCAGGGCCACCTGGCCCAGCGCGGTACCCACGCCCAACTGATGGCGGCCCCGGGCCGTTATCGCGAGCTGTTCCACGAGCGCGAGGCGATCAATCGCTGGCGCCTGCGCCAACCCCCTTCCGTACCCCAAAGGAACGTCCACCATGACCGATAA
- a CDS encoding ABC transporter ATP-binding protein has protein sequence MAERQGLCDLLHPVRGRLLAAMLLQALAALVGLLPFIAVAELAPLLLAGELDAQRAQFWLLAGAAALLLRLLGLAAALQITHLADSDLQRQLRQRIAAHLARVPLAWFGQQRETAERALLDDVGALHQLVAHLPNNLVAALVVPLASLVYLLTVSLPMTLVVLLPPLLALWRLRVMRTPAYQAERQRLGAALGDLSTATLNFVQSIAMVKSFGRAERVQADFVSAVQGFGRFFSQWVERWAGLGASVEVLLSPLLVLALVLVAGVALTAAGWLHPVQLLPFALLGPALAAPVAALGHGADSLVQGRAAAQRISTVLSTPVQAQPAFSREPEGHQVIFDEVAFSYPDGTQVLHGIDLCLQPGTLTALVGDSGAGKSTLATLLARFADVSAGAIRIGGVDLRDMDSATLYRQVAFVFQDVRLLRSSVLDNLRLGRPEATLAEVEEAARAAQIHSRITALPQGYHTQLGSGVQLSGGEVQRLGIARAMLSQAPILVLDEATAASDPESEAAIQQALSRLAAGRTVLVIAHRLSSIQDADQIAVLQAGQLVECGRHQALLEQQGVYAWLWAAQQFCAVETAGEQA, from the coding sequence GTGGCTGAACGACAAGGACTTTGCGACCTGTTGCACCCGGTGCGCGGGCGCCTGCTGGCGGCCATGCTGCTGCAGGCCCTGGCGGCGCTGGTGGGGCTGTTGCCGTTCATTGCCGTGGCCGAACTGGCGCCGCTGCTGCTCGCCGGCGAGCTGGATGCGCAGCGTGCGCAGTTCTGGCTGCTGGCCGGCGCCGCCGCCTTGCTCCTGCGCCTGCTGGGGCTGGCGGCGGCATTGCAGATCACCCACCTGGCCGATAGCGACCTGCAACGCCAGTTGCGCCAGCGCATCGCCGCGCACCTGGCACGGGTGCCCCTGGCCTGGTTCGGCCAGCAGCGGGAGACCGCCGAACGGGCCTTGCTGGATGATGTCGGCGCCCTGCACCAGTTGGTGGCGCACCTGCCCAACAACCTGGTGGCGGCGCTGGTGGTGCCCCTGGCCAGCCTGGTCTACCTGCTCACGGTGAGCCTGCCCATGACCCTGGTGGTGCTGCTGCCGCCATTGCTGGCGCTGTGGCGCTTGCGGGTCATGCGCACCCCGGCCTATCAGGCCGAGCGCCAGCGCCTGGGGGCGGCCCTGGGCGACCTGTCCACCGCGACCCTGAACTTTGTGCAGAGCATCGCCATGGTCAAGTCCTTCGGCCGTGCCGAGCGGGTGCAGGCGGATTTCGTCAGCGCGGTGCAGGGTTTCGGGCGTTTTTTCTCCCAGTGGGTGGAGCGCTGGGCGGGCCTGGGGGCGAGTGTCGAGGTGCTGCTGTCGCCCTTGCTGGTGCTGGCCCTGGTGCTGGTGGCCGGGGTGGCGCTGACGGCGGCCGGCTGGCTGCACCCGGTGCAACTGTTGCCGTTCGCCCTGCTTGGCCCGGCCCTGGCGGCGCCGGTGGCGGCATTGGGGCATGGCGCCGATTCCCTGGTCCAGGGCCGGGCGGCGGCGCAGCGCATCAGCACCGTGCTGAGTACCCCGGTGCAGGCGCAGCCGGCATTTTCCCGGGAGCCCGAGGGGCATCAGGTGATCTTTGATGAAGTGGCTTTCAGCTACCCCGACGGCACCCAGGTGCTGCACGGCATCGACCTGTGCCTGCAACCGGGGACCCTGACCGCCCTGGTGGGGGATTCGGGCGCTGGCAAGTCGACCCTGGCCACCTTGCTGGCGCGCTTTGCCGACGTCAGCGCCGGGGCCATCCGCATCGGCGGCGTCGACCTGCGGGACATGGACAGCGCGACTCTCTATCGCCAGGTGGCCTTTGTCTTCCAGGACGTGCGCCTGCTGCGCAGCAGCGTTCTGGACAACCTGCGCCTGGGGCGTCCCGAGGCCACGCTGGCCGAGGTCGAGGAGGCGGCCCGGGCGGCGCAGATCCACAGTCGTATCACCGCCTTGCCCCAGGGTTATCACACCCAGCTGGGCAGTGGCGTGCAGCTCTCCGGTGGTGAAGTGCAGCGCCTGGGCATTGCCCGGGCGATGCTCAGCCAGGCACCGATCCTGGTGCTGGACGAAGCCACCGCCGCCAGCGACCCGGAGTCCGAAGCGGCGATCCAGCAGGCGTTGTCGCGGCTGGCGGCGGGGCGCACGGTGCTGGTGATCGCCCATCGCCTGAGCAGTATCCAGGATGCCGACCAGATTGCCGTGCTGCAGGCCGGGCAACTGGTGGAATGCGGCCGGCACCAGGCCCTGCTGGAGCAGCAGGGGGTGTATGCCTGGCTGTGGGCGGCGCAGCAGTTCTGCGCCGTGGAAACGGCGGGGGAGCAGGCATGA
- a CDS encoding (2,3-dihydroxybenzoyl)adenylate synthase, producing MSTFDDLKDCPSWPEDFAQRYRQAGYWRDETFGDLLRSAAQAFAEREALTEGEQHLSYRQLDLRVDQLAAGLYRLGLRAGDNVVLQLPNSAAFVEVCFALYRLGVRPIFALPAHRHLEIGRFCEFAQARAYFCADRDASFDYRAMARDLKDRNPQLEWVVVAGEAEEFTALHSLYEPAPARTFLPPSADAVACFQLSGGSTGVPKLIPRRHHEYLYNLRASAERCGLSEASVYLVALPMAHNFPMCCPGFIGTFSVGGRVVLSPSPSPEVCFELIERQGVTHTALVPPLALVWLEAAQARGRGLAPLQLLQVGGAKLSYEAARRIEPVLGCRLQQVFGMAEGLICYTDPEDPPQRVLHTQGRPLSPADEIRVVDEHEQPVPVGQVGQLLTRGPYTIRGYYRYPEHNAQAFTADGFYRTGDRVMLTADGYLMVEGRDKDLINRGGEKIAAEEVENLLLSHPAVADIALVAMPDAFLGERTCAFVIPRGTAPRAPELLRHLRAQGLAAFKLPDRFEFIPAFPQTGVGKVSRKHLREAIQALYFGAQAEPLEGSGARG from the coding sequence ATGTCCACTTTCGATGACCTCAAGGATTGCCCCTCTTGGCCCGAAGACTTCGCCCAGCGCTACCGCCAGGCCGGCTACTGGCGCGACGAAACCTTTGGCGACCTGCTGCGCAGCGCCGCCCAGGCCTTTGCCGAGCGTGAAGCACTGACCGAGGGCGAGCAGCACCTGAGCTACCGGCAACTGGACCTGCGGGTCGACCAACTGGCCGCCGGCCTGTACCGGCTGGGGCTGCGGGCCGGCGACAACGTGGTGCTGCAACTGCCCAACAGTGCGGCCTTCGTCGAAGTCTGCTTTGCCCTTTACCGCCTCGGGGTGCGGCCGATCTTCGCGCTGCCGGCCCACCGGCACCTGGAAATCGGCCGCTTCTGCGAGTTCGCCCAGGCCCGGGCCTACTTCTGCGCCGACCGGGACGCCAGCTTCGACTATCGGGCCATGGCCCGCGACCTCAAGGACCGCAACCCGCAGCTGGAGTGGGTGGTAGTCGCCGGCGAGGCCGAGGAATTCACGGCCTTGCACAGCCTGTATGAGCCGGCGCCTGCGCGCACCTTCCTGCCCCCCAGCGCCGACGCGGTGGCCTGTTTCCAGCTCTCCGGCGGCTCCACCGGGGTGCCCAAGCTGATCCCGCGCCGGCACCACGAATACCTCTACAACCTGCGGGCCAGTGCCGAGCGCTGTGGCCTGTCCGAGGCCAGCGTGTACCTGGTGGCGCTGCCCATGGCGCACAACTTTCCCATGTGCTGCCCAGGGTTCATCGGCACCTTTTCGGTGGGCGGGCGGGTGGTGCTGAGCCCCTCGCCGAGCCCGGAAGTCTGCTTCGAACTGATCGAGCGCCAGGGGGTGACCCACACCGCGCTGGTGCCGCCCCTGGCCCTGGTCTGGCTGGAAGCGGCCCAGGCCCGTGGGCGTGGCCTGGCGCCGTTGCAACTGCTGCAAGTGGGCGGCGCCAAACTCAGCTACGAGGCCGCAAGGCGCATCGAACCGGTGCTCGGCTGCCGCCTGCAGCAGGTGTTCGGCATGGCCGAGGGGCTGATCTGCTACACCGACCCCGAGGACCCGCCACAGCGGGTGCTGCACACCCAGGGCCGGCCGCTGTCGCCGGCGGACGAAATTCGTGTGGTGGACGAGCATGAGCAACCGGTGCCGGTGGGGCAGGTGGGGCAGTTGCTGACCCGCGGCCCCTACACCATCCGCGGTTACTACCGTTACCCCGAGCACAACGCCCAGGCCTTCACGGCCGATGGTTTCTACCGCACCGGCGACCGGGTCATGCTCACCGCCGACGGCTACCTGATGGTGGAAGGGCGCGACAAGGACCTGATCAACCGCGGGGGCGAAAAGATCGCTGCCGAAGAAGTGGAAAACCTGCTGCTCAGCCACCCGGCGGTGGCCGACATCGCCCTGGTGGCGATGCCTGATGCCTTCCTGGGCGAACGCACCTGCGCCTTCGTCATCCCCCGCGGCACCGCGCCCCGGGCCCCGGAACTGCTGCGTCACCTAAGGGCCCAGGGCCTGGCGGCGTTCAAGCTGCCGGACCGCTTCGAGTTCATCCCGGCCTTCCCCCAGACCGGGGTCGGCAAGGTCAGCCGCAAGCACCTGCGCGAGGCGATCCAGGCCCTGTACTTCGGCGCCCAGGCCGAACCCCTGGAGGGAAGTGGCGCCCGTGGCTGA